In Drosophila yakuba strain Tai18E2 chromosome 2R, Prin_Dyak_Tai18E2_2.1, whole genome shotgun sequence, a single genomic region encodes these proteins:
- the LOC6530194 gene encoding selenoprotein BthD, whose product MPPKKPGKKKKDVDWAADENFSKDRSMIYIEHTYECPIFQTKADECGSFFTQRIPERKFQLVKNRNGRQVPREGAFEITFSQNARTSEHLLWSGLEKGPPRRDKFPLEYEALVPDVNRILKKFYPDKAVGVADDEEEKEDM is encoded by the coding sequence ATGCCGCCCAAGAAACcgggaaaaaagaaaaaggatgTGGACTGGGCCGCTGATGAGAACTTCTCCAAGGATCGATCTATGATCTACATCGAGCACACGTACGAGTGCCCCATTTTCCAAACCAAGGCCGACGAGTGTGGGTCATTCTTCACGCAGCGGATTCCGGAGCGCAAGTTCCAGCTGGTGAAGAACCGAAACGGACGCCAGGTTCCCCGGGAAGGAGCCTTCGAGATAACGTTCTCGCAGAATGCCCGCACCTCGGAGCACCTGCTGTGGTCTGGCCTGGAGAAGGGACCGCCACGGCGGGACAAGTTCCCCCTGGAGTACGAGGCACTGGTGCCCGACGTCAACAGGATACTCAAGAAATTCTATCCCGACaaggcggtgggcgtggccgatgacgaggaggagaaggaggacaTGTAA